A stretch of DNA from Nitrospirota bacterium:
GGATGATAATTTCCACCGAGCCGTACCGGATCTCTTGAATGGCTCGAAGGATGTTTTGCGTCAGATGACGGTGCGTTTCGTCCACGAACTCATTAGGATGTTGCAGAGTGGCGTCCATATACTACTGTTCCGATCATGATTAAGTTGTATAAATGTAAATTAAGTAAACTTACTTTGTCAACAACATAAAAATATGAAACATTATAAGTCAAATCACAAAA
This window harbors:
- a CDS encoding YezD family protein — protein: MDATLQHPNEFVDETHRHLTQNILRAIQEIRYGSVEIIIHDSKVVQIERREKIRIER